From Uloborus diversus isolate 005 chromosome 8, Udiv.v.3.1, whole genome shotgun sequence, a single genomic window includes:
- the LOC129228429 gene encoding uncharacterized protein LOC129228429 encodes MSVIVMDNGTGFCKAGLAGDATPLVEFPSVVGRPRYIPVVAGLNYRSLYVGGAAQSRRGILRLSYPIRQGIVRDWEDMEVIWEHTFHHLLDIDPSDYAVIVSEAPKNPLRNREKILEVLFEKFRSKGAFVAIQAVLALYTGGRTTGVVLDTGAGISHVVPVYEGYAIHHAICRLEYAGKHLTEYLRELLTERGYYFTTTAEREIVRDIKESLCFVSEDFLSDMKIASSNLKAFDQKYTLPDGQEITVGSERFRSTEMLFRPNFINLEDPGIQGAVYDTAMRCDVDIRKDILDNVLISGGNSLFPGLSSRLKQELQAMCPCPVRVWAPAERRYAVWLGGSILGSLSTFREICVTRSEYEDYGPHIVHRKCF; translated from the exons ATGAG TGTTATAGTAATGGACAATGGAACTGGATTCTGCAAAGCGGGGTTAGCTGGTGATGCCACGCCATTGGTTGAATTTCCATCAGTCGTAGGAAGACCTAGATACATA CCTGTTGTTGCCGGCCTCAACTACCGAAGTTTATACGTGGGTGGTGCAGCTCAATCACGTCGAGGCATCCTCCGGCTATCGTATCCCATCCGCCAGGGCATTGTCCGCGATTGGGAAGATATGGAAGTCATCTGGGAACACACCTTCCACCACCTGTTGGACATAGATCCTTCGGATTACGCGGTCATCGTCTCGGAAGCTCCTAAGAATCCCTTGCGAAATCGGGAGAAGATCCTTGAG GTTCTCTTTGAAAAATTTCGCAGCAAGGGTGCTTTTGTTGCCATACAGGCTGTGTTGGCGTTGTACACGGGTGGACGAACAACGGGTGTCGTGCTCGATACCGGGGCTGGCATCAGCCATGTGGTACCGGTGTATGAAGGATATGCAATTCACCACGCCATATGCCGACTGGAGTATGCAGGAAAACATCTGACTGAATATCTGAGAGAACTGCTGACGGAAAGAGGATACTATTTTACCACAActg CTGAACGTGAGATTGTTCGTGACATCAAAGAGAGCTTATGCTTCGTGAGTGAAGACTTTCTCTCTGACATGAAGATTGCTTCCAGCAACTTGAAGGCGTTCGATCAGAAGTACACGTTGCCCGATGGACAAGAGATCACTGTTGGATCGGAGCGGTTCCGGTCTACCGAAATGCTATTTCGGCCAAACTTCATCAACCTGGAAGATCCTGGAATACAA GGAGCCGTCTATGACACTGCCATGAGATGTGATGTGGACATTCGAAAGGACATCCTGGACAATGTCTTGATTTCTGGAGGGAACAGTCTCTTTCCTGGGCTGTCGTCAAGGCTAAAACAGGAGTTACAGGCAATGTGCCCATGTCCAGTGCGAGTTTGGGCGCCAGCGGAAAGAAGATACGCTGTGTGGCTTGGAGGTTCCATCCTGGGATCGCTGTCCACCTTTCGGGAGATTTGCGTTACTAGGAGTGAATATGAAGATTATGGGCCGCATATTGTACATCGGAAATGTTTTTGA